CATCTTCTTTCTTAGTACCCTTTTCAAATACCGATGATGCTGATGATAAAAACTGGCTCTTCCAGGTAGAAATCTGATTCGGGTGTAATCCGTATTTCCTCCCCAGTTCCTGAATCGTTTCTCTTTCCTGCAGGGCTTCCAATACTACTTTCGTTTTGAACCTTGATGTGTACTTTTTTCTCTTTTTCATAACAACAAGTTTAATCAATTTTTCTAACTTAACTCGTTGTCCAGTTTTTGGGGTGTATTATAATAAACACCCGAGGAAAGTCAACTGCTATTTTTAATGAATCTTTAACTTATGGAACAGTTAAAGATATAGACGGCAATATATATAAAACCATTAAAATTGGAAATCAAATTTGGATGGCTGAAAATCTGAGAGTTACTCATTACAACAACGGAGATTTACTAACTCGCGGATTAATCAGGATGAATCCAACTTCATTGATTGATGAGGGAGCTTATGGTAGTTACAATGATACAAACGATAAAGATAGTATTGCAACATTTGGACTTTTATATAATTGGGCTGCAATTTCTGATAGTCGAGGTATTGCTCCAAAAGGTTGGCATATTCCTTCACAAGATGAGTGGAAAACATTACTATCAACATTAGGCGGAGGCATTAACGCAGAATTAAAATTGATTGAATCAGGAAGTACACATTGGTATTATTTAAACCTTGGAAATAATAGTAGTGGTTTACTGCATTACCCGCTGGTCAATGGAATTCAGGCGAATTTT
The sequence above is drawn from the Candidatus Sulfidibacterium hydrothermale genome and encodes:
- a CDS encoding transposase; amino-acid sequence: MKKRKKYTSRFKTKVVLEALQERETIQELGRKYGLHPNQISTWKSQFLSSASSVFEKGTKKEDVEKEKEALFKKVGQLQMEVDFLKKVLGK
- a CDS encoding fibrobacter succinogenes major paralogous domain-containing protein, which gives rise to MGCIIINTRGKSTAIFNESLTYGTVKDIDGNIYKTIKIGNQIWMAENLRVTHYNNGDLLTRGLIRMNPTSLIDEGAYGSYNDTNDKDSIATFGLLYNWAAISDSRGIAPKGWHIPSQDEWKTLLSTLGGGINAELKLIESGSTHWYYLNLGNNSSGLLHYPLVNGIQANFMGLVTGQLGGQQQK